A region from the Diorhabda sublineata isolate icDioSubl1.1 chromosome X, icDioSubl1.1, whole genome shotgun sequence genome encodes:
- the LOC130450931 gene encoding beta-taxilin isoform X4, with the protein MELENKTKSTTMEKSSVESTSGDDVEPTRDNTKNTPAKSVNGNNEYTGAIKKKKDDTIPRRSQKCWDKLLKSVSSLSEIEKLEVIKEKYMDLYYGHKEVMMVNRNLEKELKAIQKEKEQIQADLIKNILSKSKLENLARELQKLNKDIKEESINKLKEEEERHKQLSTNFSEKLKSLISLMESGNQESKALRDENVNLAHRLTEVYKQFEERENYTSNLSHQLELQQQLTETRLKKAACEYAEKEEMWHQEKRDLIQRLCLTNEANRSLQENSSKFQEQIVAYQKQYHDFEGAMKRSNKVLDTFKEEMAHMKKNNSELLKDRNKWQKQWQNANDEWTRMCKTNRDLTSELEQVNKKLDVLDRLCRKLTADRASYLQQGKTDSNAPDCDVGESDRQKSEENTDPVDGKSDNYQYTLSQVSLTTSEQTAPSSPVQLPDGSNFDDVCVNESHTPDDGQQKNCY; encoded by the exons ATGGAACTCGAAAATAAGACAAAAAGTACTACAATGGAAAAATCTTCAGTAGAAAGTACAAGTGGCGACGATGTCGAACCTACTAgagataatacaaaaaatacaccCGCAAAAAGTGTAAATGGCAATAATGAATACACAGGTgccattaaaaagaaaaaagatgacACCATACCAAGAAGGAGTCAGAAATGCTGGGATAAACTACTAAAATCTGTTTCCAGcctttctgaaattgaaaaacttgaaGTCATAAAAGAGAAATATATGGATCTCTATTATGGTCATAAAGAAGTTATGATGGTAaatagaaatttggaaaaagaatTGAAGGCaattcaaaaagaaaaggaaCAGATACAAGCTgatcttataaaaaatatactttcaaaatcaaaattggaaaatttggcTAGAGAATTGCAAAAGCTAAATAAGGATATAAAGGAAGAGAGCATTAATAAACTGAAGGAAGAAGAGGAAAGACATAAACAACTTTCAACTAACTTTAGTGAAAAGCTGAAATCTCTTATTTCTCTGATGGAAAGTGGCAATCAAGAATCAAAAGCATTACGCGATGAAAACGTAAATTTGGCACACAGATTAACAGAAgtatataaacaatttgaagAGAGAGAAAATTATACTTCAAACCTTAGTCATCAATTGGAACTCCAACAGCAACTAACAGAAACTCGACTAAAAAAAGCCGCCTGTGAATAtgcagaaaaagaagaaatgtgGCATCAGGAGAAAAGGGATCTGATTCAAAGATTATGTCTGACTAATGAAGCTAATCGGTCTTTACAAGAAAACTCAAGTAAATTTCAAGAGCAAATAGTTGCGTACCAGAAGCAGTATCATGATTTTGAAGGAGCAATGAAGAGAAGCAataag gtaCTTGATACTTTCAAAGAAGAAATGGCACACATGAAGAAAAACAATAGTGAATTACTAAAAGACCGTAATAAATGGCAAAAGCAATGGCAAAATGCTAATGATGAATGGACACGAATGTGCAAAACCAATCGTGATTTGACTTCCGAGTTGGAACAAGTGAATAAGAAACTTGATGTTCTCGACAGATTGTGTAGAAAATTAACTGCAGATCGTGCAAGTTACCTACAGCAAGGTAAAACTGATTCTAATGCTCCTGATTGCGATGTAG GTGAAAGTGACAGACAGAAATCAGAGGAGAATACTGACCCAGTGGATGGAAAAAGTGATAATTACCAATATACACTTTCCCAGGTATCTTTAACTACCTCTGAGCAAA CTGCGCCATCTAGCCCTGTTCAGTTGCCCGATGGATCAAATTTCGATGATGTGTGTGTGAATGAATCGCACACCCCGGATGATggacaacaaaaaaattgttattaa
- the LOC130451058 gene encoding actin-like protein 6B, with amino-acid sequence MSGAVYGGDEVGALVFDIGHNTVRAGYAGEDSPKVDIPSTIGVWLDSEDDVTQTRYNIGLLGIHVWRPEMELVSFLKEGMVENWDMFENFLDYIYNQALRAVPKDHPILLTEPPWITPPKREEMAELMFEKYGVPAVYLAKNASLAAFANGRPTCLVVDSGATHTSAVPVHDGYVLTQAVVKSPVGGDYLSIQCRQHLTERGIEIIPPSMVASKELTKPEESPIWKKRIIPTKLTESWFNFMIKEVMQDFQASVLQVSDVSYDEEIVKTMPANHYEFPNGYHRDFGVERFKIPEPLFNPTTGAKAGIQPILGVGSLVTTSVGMCDIDIRPAMYGSVVVTGGNSSLQGFTERLNRDLAAKTPPSMRLKIISAPGASERRFGAWTGGSILSSLGSFQQLWVSKQEYEESGKIIVQSKCL; translated from the exons ATGAGTGGAGCTGTATACGGAGGAG ATGAAGTTGGAGCTTTGGTTTTTGATATTGGACATAACACTGTGAGGGCGGGTTATGCAGGAGAAGATAGTCCTAAAGTTGATATTCCATCAACTATTGGAGTGTGGTTAGATTCAGAAGATGACGTTACACAAACACGATACAATATTGGTCTATTGGGAATACATGTTTGGAGGCCAG AAATGGAACTAGTTTCTTTCTTGAAAGAAGGTATGGTTGAAAATTGGgatatgtttgaaaattttttggattatatCTATAACCAGGCACTAAGGGCAGTGCCAAAAGATCATCCTATATTATTGACTGAACCTCCTTGGATTACTCCTCCTAAAAGGGAGGAGATGGCTGAATTgatgtttgaaaaatatggagTCCCGGCAGTATACTTAGCTAAAAATGCCAGCTTGGCTGCTTTCGCAAATGGCAGACCTACATGTTTAGTAGTTGATAGCGGTGCAACTCACACTTCAGCAGTACCAGTACATGACGG ATATGTTTTGACACAAGCAGTAGTGAAATCACCAGTTGGTGGTGACTATTTAAGCATCCAGTGTAGACAACATTTGACAGAAAGAGGTATTGAAATTATACCTCCAAGTATGGTTGCATCTAAAGAACTTACCAAGCCCGAGGAGTCACCCATAtggaaaaaaagaataatacCTACTAAGTTGACAGAATCTTGGTTTAATTTCATGATTAAG GAAGTAATGCAAGATTTCCAAGCTTCAGTTCTGCAAGTTTCGGATGTGTCATACGatgaagaaattgtaaaaactaTGCCTGCGAATCATTATGAATTTCCCAATGGATATCATAGAGATTTTGGCGTTGAACGTTTTAAGATACCAGAACCACTTTTTAACCCTACAACTGGTGCTAAAGCAGGGATTCAACCAATACTAGGAGTTGGTTCTTTAGTAACTACAAGTGTTGGAATGTGTGATATCGACATTAGACCG gcAATGTATGGAAGCGTTGTAGTCACAGGTGGAAATTCCAGTCTTCAAGGTTTCACAGAGAGACTCAACAGAGACTTAGCAGCTAAAACACCTcct agtATGCGTTTGAAAATAATCAGTGCTCCAGGAGCCTCAGAACGCAGATTCGGCGCTTGGACTGGGGGCTCTATTCTTAGCTCGCTCGGATCGTTCCAACAACTTTGGGTCTCCAAGCAAGAGTATGAAGAAAGTGGTAAAATAATTGTCCAAtcaaaatgtttgtaa
- the LOC130450931 gene encoding beta-taxilin isoform X2, producing MELENKTKSTTMEKSSVESTSGDDVEPTRDNTKNTPAKSVNGNNEYTGAIKKKKDDTIPRRSQKCWDKLLKSVSSLSEIEKLEVIKEKYMDLYYGHKEVMMVNRNLEKELKAIQKEKEQIQADLIKNILSKSKLENLARELQKLNKDIKEESINKLKEEEERHKQLSTNFSEKLKSLISLMESGNQESKALRDENVNLAHRLTEVYKQFEERENYTSNLSHQLELQQQLTETRLKKAACEYAEKEEMWHQEKRDLIQRLCLTNEANRSLQENSSKFQEQIVAYQKQYHDFEGAMKRSNKVLDTFKEEMAHMKKNNSELLKDRNKWQKQWQNANDEWTRMCKTNRDLTSELEQVNKKLDVLDRLCRKLTADRASYLQQGKTDSNAPDCDVEPHKPIDEVIISSDTLGESDRQKSEENTDPVDGKSDNYQYTLSQVSLTTSEQTAPSSPVQLPDGSNFDDVCVNESHTPDDGQQKNCY from the exons ATGGAACTCGAAAATAAGACAAAAAGTACTACAATGGAAAAATCTTCAGTAGAAAGTACAAGTGGCGACGATGTCGAACCTACTAgagataatacaaaaaatacaccCGCAAAAAGTGTAAATGGCAATAATGAATACACAGGTgccattaaaaagaaaaaagatgacACCATACCAAGAAGGAGTCAGAAATGCTGGGATAAACTACTAAAATCTGTTTCCAGcctttctgaaattgaaaaacttgaaGTCATAAAAGAGAAATATATGGATCTCTATTATGGTCATAAAGAAGTTATGATGGTAaatagaaatttggaaaaagaatTGAAGGCaattcaaaaagaaaaggaaCAGATACAAGCTgatcttataaaaaatatactttcaaaatcaaaattggaaaatttggcTAGAGAATTGCAAAAGCTAAATAAGGATATAAAGGAAGAGAGCATTAATAAACTGAAGGAAGAAGAGGAAAGACATAAACAACTTTCAACTAACTTTAGTGAAAAGCTGAAATCTCTTATTTCTCTGATGGAAAGTGGCAATCAAGAATCAAAAGCATTACGCGATGAAAACGTAAATTTGGCACACAGATTAACAGAAgtatataaacaatttgaagAGAGAGAAAATTATACTTCAAACCTTAGTCATCAATTGGAACTCCAACAGCAACTAACAGAAACTCGACTAAAAAAAGCCGCCTGTGAATAtgcagaaaaagaagaaatgtgGCATCAGGAGAAAAGGGATCTGATTCAAAGATTATGTCTGACTAATGAAGCTAATCGGTCTTTACAAGAAAACTCAAGTAAATTTCAAGAGCAAATAGTTGCGTACCAGAAGCAGTATCATGATTTTGAAGGAGCAATGAAGAGAAGCAataag gtaCTTGATACTTTCAAAGAAGAAATGGCACACATGAAGAAAAACAATAGTGAATTACTAAAAGACCGTAATAAATGGCAAAAGCAATGGCAAAATGCTAATGATGAATGGACACGAATGTGCAAAACCAATCGTGATTTGACTTCCGAGTTGGAACAAGTGAATAAGAAACTTGATGTTCTCGACAGATTGTGTAGAAAATTAACTGCAGATCGTGCAAGTTACCTACAGCAAGGTAAAACTGATTCTAATGCTCCTGATTGCGATGTAG AACCTCACAAGCCAATAGATGAAGTTATAATTAGTTCTGATACCTTAGGTGAAAGTGACAGACAGAAATCAGAGGAGAATACTGACCCAGTGGATGGAAAAAGTGATAATTACCAATATACACTTTCCCAGGTATCTTTAACTACCTCTGAGCAAA CTGCGCCATCTAGCCCTGTTCAGTTGCCCGATGGATCAAATTTCGATGATGTGTGTGTGAATGAATCGCACACCCCGGATGATggacaacaaaaaaattgttattaa
- the LOC130450931 gene encoding beta-taxilin isoform X1 yields MELENKTKSTTMEKSSVESTSGDDVEPTRDNTKNTPAKSVNGNNEYTGAIKKKKDDTIPRRSQKCWDKLLKSVSSLSEIEKLEVIKEKYMDLYYGHKEVMMVNRNLEKELKAIQKEKEQIQADLIKNILSKSKLENLARELQKLNKDIKEESINKLKEEEERHKQLSTNFSEKLKSLISLMESGNQESKALRDENVNLAHRLTEVYKQFEERENYTSNLSHQLELQQQLTETRLKKAACEYAEKEEMWHQEKRDLIQRLCLTNEANRSLQENSSKFQEQIVAYQKQYHDFEGAMKRSNKVLDTFKEEMAHMKKNNSELLKDRNKWQKQWQNANDEWTRMCKTNRDLTSELEQVNKKLDVLDRLCRKLTADRASYLQQGKTDSNAPDCDVEPHKPIDEVIISSDTLGESDRQKSEENTDPVDGKSDNYQYTLSQVSLTTSEQTAAPSSPVQLPDGSNFDDVCVNESHTPDDGQQKNCY; encoded by the exons ATGGAACTCGAAAATAAGACAAAAAGTACTACAATGGAAAAATCTTCAGTAGAAAGTACAAGTGGCGACGATGTCGAACCTACTAgagataatacaaaaaatacaccCGCAAAAAGTGTAAATGGCAATAATGAATACACAGGTgccattaaaaagaaaaaagatgacACCATACCAAGAAGGAGTCAGAAATGCTGGGATAAACTACTAAAATCTGTTTCCAGcctttctgaaattgaaaaacttgaaGTCATAAAAGAGAAATATATGGATCTCTATTATGGTCATAAAGAAGTTATGATGGTAaatagaaatttggaaaaagaatTGAAGGCaattcaaaaagaaaaggaaCAGATACAAGCTgatcttataaaaaatatactttcaaaatcaaaattggaaaatttggcTAGAGAATTGCAAAAGCTAAATAAGGATATAAAGGAAGAGAGCATTAATAAACTGAAGGAAGAAGAGGAAAGACATAAACAACTTTCAACTAACTTTAGTGAAAAGCTGAAATCTCTTATTTCTCTGATGGAAAGTGGCAATCAAGAATCAAAAGCATTACGCGATGAAAACGTAAATTTGGCACACAGATTAACAGAAgtatataaacaatttgaagAGAGAGAAAATTATACTTCAAACCTTAGTCATCAATTGGAACTCCAACAGCAACTAACAGAAACTCGACTAAAAAAAGCCGCCTGTGAATAtgcagaaaaagaagaaatgtgGCATCAGGAGAAAAGGGATCTGATTCAAAGATTATGTCTGACTAATGAAGCTAATCGGTCTTTACAAGAAAACTCAAGTAAATTTCAAGAGCAAATAGTTGCGTACCAGAAGCAGTATCATGATTTTGAAGGAGCAATGAAGAGAAGCAataag gtaCTTGATACTTTCAAAGAAGAAATGGCACACATGAAGAAAAACAATAGTGAATTACTAAAAGACCGTAATAAATGGCAAAAGCAATGGCAAAATGCTAATGATGAATGGACACGAATGTGCAAAACCAATCGTGATTTGACTTCCGAGTTGGAACAAGTGAATAAGAAACTTGATGTTCTCGACAGATTGTGTAGAAAATTAACTGCAGATCGTGCAAGTTACCTACAGCAAGGTAAAACTGATTCTAATGCTCCTGATTGCGATGTAG AACCTCACAAGCCAATAGATGAAGTTATAATTAGTTCTGATACCTTAGGTGAAAGTGACAGACAGAAATCAGAGGAGAATACTGACCCAGTGGATGGAAAAAGTGATAATTACCAATATACACTTTCCCAGGTATCTTTAACTACCTCTGAGCAAA CAGCTGCGCCATCTAGCCCTGTTCAGTTGCCCGATGGATCAAATTTCGATGATGTGTGTGTGAATGAATCGCACACCCCGGATGATggacaacaaaaaaattgttattaa
- the LOC130450931 gene encoding beta-taxilin isoform X3, whose protein sequence is MELENKTKSTTMEKSSVESTSGDDVEPTRDNTKNTPAKSVNGNNEYTGAIKKKKDDTIPRRSQKCWDKLLKSVSSLSEIEKLEVIKEKYMDLYYGHKEVMMVNRNLEKELKAIQKEKEQIQADLIKNILSKSKLENLARELQKLNKDIKEESINKLKEEEERHKQLSTNFSEKLKSLISLMESGNQESKALRDENVNLAHRLTEVYKQFEERENYTSNLSHQLELQQQLTETRLKKAACEYAEKEEMWHQEKRDLIQRLCLTNEANRSLQENSSKFQEQIVAYQKQYHDFEGAMKRSNKVLDTFKEEMAHMKKNNSELLKDRNKWQKQWQNANDEWTRMCKTNRDLTSELEQVNKKLDVLDRLCRKLTADRASYLQQGKTDSNAPDCDVGESDRQKSEENTDPVDGKSDNYQYTLSQVSLTTSEQTAAPSSPVQLPDGSNFDDVCVNESHTPDDGQQKNCY, encoded by the exons ATGGAACTCGAAAATAAGACAAAAAGTACTACAATGGAAAAATCTTCAGTAGAAAGTACAAGTGGCGACGATGTCGAACCTACTAgagataatacaaaaaatacaccCGCAAAAAGTGTAAATGGCAATAATGAATACACAGGTgccattaaaaagaaaaaagatgacACCATACCAAGAAGGAGTCAGAAATGCTGGGATAAACTACTAAAATCTGTTTCCAGcctttctgaaattgaaaaacttgaaGTCATAAAAGAGAAATATATGGATCTCTATTATGGTCATAAAGAAGTTATGATGGTAaatagaaatttggaaaaagaatTGAAGGCaattcaaaaagaaaaggaaCAGATACAAGCTgatcttataaaaaatatactttcaaaatcaaaattggaaaatttggcTAGAGAATTGCAAAAGCTAAATAAGGATATAAAGGAAGAGAGCATTAATAAACTGAAGGAAGAAGAGGAAAGACATAAACAACTTTCAACTAACTTTAGTGAAAAGCTGAAATCTCTTATTTCTCTGATGGAAAGTGGCAATCAAGAATCAAAAGCATTACGCGATGAAAACGTAAATTTGGCACACAGATTAACAGAAgtatataaacaatttgaagAGAGAGAAAATTATACTTCAAACCTTAGTCATCAATTGGAACTCCAACAGCAACTAACAGAAACTCGACTAAAAAAAGCCGCCTGTGAATAtgcagaaaaagaagaaatgtgGCATCAGGAGAAAAGGGATCTGATTCAAAGATTATGTCTGACTAATGAAGCTAATCGGTCTTTACAAGAAAACTCAAGTAAATTTCAAGAGCAAATAGTTGCGTACCAGAAGCAGTATCATGATTTTGAAGGAGCAATGAAGAGAAGCAataag gtaCTTGATACTTTCAAAGAAGAAATGGCACACATGAAGAAAAACAATAGTGAATTACTAAAAGACCGTAATAAATGGCAAAAGCAATGGCAAAATGCTAATGATGAATGGACACGAATGTGCAAAACCAATCGTGATTTGACTTCCGAGTTGGAACAAGTGAATAAGAAACTTGATGTTCTCGACAGATTGTGTAGAAAATTAACTGCAGATCGTGCAAGTTACCTACAGCAAGGTAAAACTGATTCTAATGCTCCTGATTGCGATGTAG GTGAAAGTGACAGACAGAAATCAGAGGAGAATACTGACCCAGTGGATGGAAAAAGTGATAATTACCAATATACACTTTCCCAGGTATCTTTAACTACCTCTGAGCAAA CAGCTGCGCCATCTAGCCCTGTTCAGTTGCCCGATGGATCAAATTTCGATGATGTGTGTGTGAATGAATCGCACACCCCGGATGATggacaacaaaaaaattgttattaa
- the LOC130451057 gene encoding uncharacterized protein LOC130451057: protein MRGFEENNCRLCKNVFCCKGCREKHETKRHNVFPACEICITGKIIISSASQIVIEHIKLVHWPLHCLFCKRLFGSVEELFQHIKCPLTNGATKNEEFSPYTPSSTTNYSYNYMKGKMDLGTRSNVAASTPMQQVHGNNAFKKISEVIITPVDSSENINEASSLKRRVTFCETPITESLFSRKSKNLSSITDSHYTVGQFFTPSATSGSSTFYSAMGTPIEKIIEEDEEDNIVPHIILTDDARNPEETQLRSVVFQEKMVWINAINVSSAKLIKNKENETSIELNVSENQFFTPMVPKKKINIVAPSIIQNNDQSCFRFDGPVQTSSTPNNSKIPAPNVRDVFKSQPSTSKSDFDNWNSEESTKEITSSINSTENSLQQNLWSSVTKLVKNVFQGFSASLSENERANLISQPLKRYCSDQDLEGFPIAKRYKVADVQCRRTIRDMTPINKYMQSYRSSRSKEFRIRIGNNLTFKTFVDKATQTDDYIFTD, encoded by the exons ATGAGAGGTTTTGAAGAA aataattgtcgtttatgtaaaaatgtattttgttgtAAAGGATGTCGAGAAAAACATGAAACAAAACGCCATAATGTGTTTCCAGCTTGTGAGATCTGTATAACCGgtaaaataatcatttcttCAGCGTCTCAAATCGTTATTGAACATATAAAATTAGTGCATTGGCCATTACATTGTTTGTTTTGCAAAAGATTATTCGGATCAGTTGAGGAATTATTTCAACATATCAAGTGCCCTCTTACCAACGGtgcaacaaaaaatgaagaatttagTCCCTATACTCCTTCCAGTACAACAAACTACAGTTATAATTATATGAAGGGAAAAATGGATTTGGGAACTAGGTCTAACGTGGCTGCAAGCACTCCCATGCAACAGGTACATGGTAATAATgcgttcaaaaaaatttcagaagTTATCATAACTCCAGTGGATTCTTCAGAAAATATAAACGAGGCTAGTTCTTTAAAGAGGAGAGTTACTTTTTGTGAAACACCCATAACTGAAAGCTTATTTAGCAGGAAATCAAAAAACCTGTCGTCTATTACCG acAGCCACTATACGGTGGGACAATTTTTCACTCCATCCGCAACATCAG GATCAAGTACATTCTATTCAGCAATGGGTACAcctatagaaaaaattattgaagaggATGAAGAAGATAATATAGTACCGCATATTATATTAACGGACGATGCAAGAAATCCCGAAGAAACTCAATTAAGAAGCGTCGTGTTTCAAGAAAAAATGGTTTGGATCAACGCCATTAACGTATCTTCagcaaaattaattaaaaataaagaaaatgaaaccTCCATCGAGTTAAACGTTTCTGAGAACCAGTTTTTCACTCCAATGGTacccaaaaagaaaataaacattgtAGCGCCTTCTATTATACAAAACAATGACCAATCTTGTTTTCGATTTGACGGACCGGTACAGACCTCCTCAACaccaaataactcaaaaattccAGCACCTAATGTTAGAGACGTTTTTAAAAGCCAACCGAGTACTTCCAAATCAGATTTTGACAACTGGAATTCTGAGGAAAGCACAAAAGAAATAACTTCTAGTATTAATAGCACTGAAAATTCCTTGCAACAAAATCTGTGGTCTTCAGTTACAAAGCTAgtcaaaaatgtatttcaagGCTTTTCTGCAAGTCTCTCAGAGAACGAACGTGCAAATTTAATTTCACAGCCCTTAAAAAGGTATTGCTCTGACCAGGACTTAGAGGGATTTCCAATAGCAAAACGATATAAAGTAGCAGATGTACAATGTAGAAGGACAATAAGAGATATGACACCTATCAATAAATATATGCAGTCTTACAGATCTTCTAGGTCTAAGGAATTTAGAATTAGGATAGGAAATAATTTAACTTTCAAGACTTTTGTTGATAAAGCAACACAAACAGATGACTATATTTTTACTGATTGA